Proteins encoded together in one Pontiella desulfatans window:
- the rpe gene encoding ribulose-phosphate 3-epimerase: MPKIQIMPSILAADFGRLAEGCKRAEEAGADQIHVDVMDGVFVPNISFGPDVVRMSAANVKIPQNVHLMVQRPQDHLEKFVTAGSDTIQIHIEAKCDVPETLAAIRAMGRRPAITLNPETPVESIFECLENRWVDEVLVMSVHPGFGGQSYIAYVEEKCATIRRMADWVDLAIDGGIDDQTVARAAAVGCNLYVAGSYLFKQDDMAAAIADLRKQAEEAYCSSL, from the coding sequence ATGCCAAAGATCCAGATTATGCCATCCATTCTAGCCGCTGATTTCGGCCGTTTGGCCGAGGGGTGCAAACGCGCGGAGGAGGCCGGTGCCGACCAGATTCATGTGGATGTGATGGACGGAGTGTTTGTTCCGAACATTTCCTTCGGCCCGGATGTGGTGAGGATGTCGGCGGCGAATGTGAAGATTCCCCAGAATGTGCATCTGATGGTGCAGCGTCCGCAGGATCATCTGGAGAAATTCGTGACGGCGGGGTCGGATACGATCCAGATCCACATTGAGGCCAAGTGCGATGTTCCCGAAACCCTGGCCGCCATCCGCGCCATGGGCAGGCGCCCGGCCATTACCCTGAATCCGGAAACCCCGGTGGAGAGTATTTTCGAGTGCTTGGAAAACCGTTGGGTGGACGAGGTGTTGGTGATGTCGGTGCATCCGGGGTTCGGTGGGCAGAGCTATATCGCCTACGTCGAGGAAAAGTGCGCCACCATCCGGCGCATGGCCGATTGGGTGGATCTTGCGATCGACGGGGGCATCGATGACCAGACGGTGGCCCGTGCGGCCGCGGTGGGGTGCAATCTGTATGTCGCCGGATCCTATCTCTTTAAGCAGGACGACATGGCGGCAGCCATCGCCGACCTGCGCAAGCAGGCGGAAGAGGCCTACTGTTCCTCTCTGTAG